The proteins below are encoded in one region of Taeniopygia guttata chromosome 15, bTaeGut7.mat, whole genome shotgun sequence:
- the MYL2 gene encoding myosin regulatory light chain 2, ventricular/cardiac muscle isoform, producing the protein MAPKKAKKRIEGANSNVFSMFEQAQIQEFKEAFTIMDQNRDGFIDKADLRDTFAALGRLNVKNEEIDEMIKEAPGPINFTVFLTMFGEKLKGADPEETILNAFKVFDPEGKGLKSAYIKEMLMTQGERFSQEEIDQMFAAFPPDMSGNLDYKNLVHVITHGEEKD; encoded by the exons ATG GCACCCAAGAAAGCCAAGAAGAGGATTGAAGGTGCTAATTCCAATGTCTTCTCCATGTTCGAGCAGGCCCAGATCCAGGAATTCAAGGAG GCATTCACCATCATGGATCAGAACCGGGATGGCTTCATCGACAAGGCAGATCTGAGAGACACCTTTGCTGCCCTGG GGCGCCTGAATGTGAAGAACGAGGAGATCGATGAGATGATAAAGGAGGCACCGGGCCCCATCAACTTCACCGTGTTCCTCACCATGTTTGGGGAGAAGCTCAAGG GTGCAGACCCGGAGGAGACAATCCTGAATGCATTCAAGGTGTTTGATCCAGAGGGGAAAGGCCTGAAATCTGCCTA CATCAAAGAAATGCTGATGACGCAGGGGGAGAGGTTTTCCCAGGAAGAG ATCGATCAGATGTTCGCTGCCTTCCCTCCGGACATGTCTGGCAACCTGGACTACAAGAACCTGGTCCATGTCATTACTCACGGGGAAGAGAAGGACTAG